Proteins found in one Lysinibacillus fusiformis genomic segment:
- a CDS encoding cysteine peptidase family C39 domain-containing protein — translation MFIIRTVIFWLVITISINAYLMTLPIPVLRKRDYPPNYLIQQNNRIDLQKNTECAAFSTAYLLRHFGIEAEGESLYTHFPCKTRAGNVYPKGIRKILREKGFKTSYYKGDIHSLKYEVSKGTPVIVFIKVQKGLNNLHFVPVVGYDKEYIYLSESLGHLVNCDDDNKKYNRKVPIKEFQKLWNVKKIHMPISSNTYISVDISQH, via the coding sequence ATGTTTATAATTAGAACAGTTATTTTTTGGCTGGTTATAACAATTAGTATTAATGCATATTTAATGACATTACCTATACCTGTTTTACGCAAAAGAGATTATCCACCTAATTATCTTATTCAACAAAATAATCGAATTGATTTACAAAAAAATACAGAATGTGCAGCGTTTTCAACAGCGTATCTACTACGTCATTTCGGTATAGAAGCTGAGGGAGAATCGTTATATACACATTTTCCTTGTAAAACAAGAGCAGGTAATGTATATCCAAAGGGAATTCGTAAAATATTAAGAGAAAAAGGCTTTAAAACAAGCTATTATAAAGGTGATATACATTCATTAAAGTACGAAGTTAGTAAAGGAACTCCTGTAATTGTTTTTATTAAAGTACAGAAGGGGCTTAATAATTTGCATTTTGTCCCCGTTGTAGGCTACGACAAAGAGTATATTTATCTTTCAGAATCGTTAGGGCATTTGGTGAATTGTGATGATGACAATAAAAAATATAATCGAAAAGTTCCAATTAAGGAATTTCAGAAATTGTGGAATGTAAAGAAAATCCATATGCCTATTTCTAGCAATACTTACATTTCTGTAGATATTTCGCAGCATTAA
- a CDS encoding MarR family winged helix-turn-helix transcriptional regulator has product MENKRELFQVLTQKFALLNKTCCSVGSIDITPIQSHILYEIDKQNNPSMQQIAEAIGMDITTFSRQIQSLIKMNLVKKNPLPSDKRVYILSLTVEGTFLATTIDEMINNYLNEVFSHLNEFEKETVLRSIELLNKAMAKSSFCCMPSS; this is encoded by the coding sequence ATGGAAAATAAACGTGAACTTTTTCAAGTATTAACTCAAAAGTTTGCTTTACTAAATAAAACATGTTGTTCTGTAGGATCAATTGACATCACACCAATACAGAGCCATATTCTATATGAGATAGACAAACAAAATAACCCATCTATGCAACAAATAGCAGAGGCAATAGGAATGGATATTACTACATTTAGTAGACAGATTCAATCTCTTATTAAGATGAATCTTGTCAAAAAAAATCCTCTACCATCAGATAAAAGAGTGTACATTTTGTCATTAACGGTGGAAGGGACATTTCTCGCTACTACAATTGATGAAATGATAAACAATTATTTAAATGAAGTTTTTTCGCATTTGAATGAGTTCGAAAAAGAAACTGTTTTACGTTCAATTGAACTTTTAAACAAAGCTATGGCTAAATCAAGCTTTTGTTGTATGCCTTCTTCATAA
- a CDS encoding flavin-containing monooxygenase, which yields MKDILETIVIGGGQAGLASGFHLQKKGLRFLILEASNQIGGSWPRYYDSLKLFSPASVSSLPGMKFPGTQNRYPKRDEVIQYLQEYKNKFQLPVLINQRVDLIEKNKLGFIIRTVTGDIFQARTIINATGSFNNPFIPKIKGREVFQGKTLHSSEYQNTLPFHNTRVIVIGGGNSAVQIAVELSEVSKTTLSVRQPIKFVKQRLLGLDIHYWLKIIGFDTFPFWRFGKTAPRSNAVNDTGGYKDRISKGNPEQRLMFTSFYEDGVIWPDGEREPVDTIIYATGFRPYLPYMKLLGVLDGEGMPLQKAGISSIPGLYFVGLEGQRSFASATLRGVGEDAEYVVKKLLHHLKSNF from the coding sequence ATGAAAGATATACTAGAAACTATCGTAATAGGGGGAGGGCAGGCAGGGCTAGCATCAGGTTTTCATTTACAGAAAAAAGGTCTACGTTTTTTAATATTGGAGGCAAGTAATCAGATTGGGGGATCTTGGCCAAGATATTATGACAGTCTTAAATTGTTTTCTCCAGCAAGTGTTTCCTCTTTGCCTGGTATGAAGTTTCCTGGAACTCAGAATCGCTATCCGAAAAGAGATGAAGTTATTCAATATTTGCAGGAGTATAAAAATAAGTTTCAATTACCTGTTTTAATTAATCAGAGAGTAGATTTGATAGAGAAAAACAAACTAGGTTTTATTATTCGAACAGTCACAGGGGATATATTTCAAGCTAGAACAATCATAAACGCTACAGGCTCATTTAATAACCCTTTTATTCCTAAAATTAAAGGAAGAGAAGTTTTTCAAGGGAAAACTCTTCACTCTTCAGAGTATCAAAATACACTGCCATTTCATAACACAAGGGTAATTGTAATTGGCGGAGGAAATTCGGCTGTGCAGATTGCTGTTGAATTGTCTGAGGTGAGCAAAACCACTCTTTCAGTACGACAACCAATAAAATTTGTAAAACAACGTTTACTTGGACTGGATATACATTATTGGTTGAAAATAATTGGTTTTGATACCTTTCCTTTCTGGCGCTTTGGAAAAACGGCACCCAGATCAAATGCTGTGAATGATACAGGTGGATATAAAGATAGAATTAGTAAGGGGAATCCAGAACAACGTTTAATGTTTACTTCTTTCTATGAAGATGGAGTTATTTGGCCGGATGGAGAAAGGGAACCTGTAGATACCATTATCTATGCCACAGGATTCAGACCATATTTACCCTATATGAAATTACTCGGTGTATTGGATGGGGAAGGAATGCCTTTACAAAAGGCAGGTATTAGCAGTATCCCTGGATTGTATTTTGTGGGACTAGAAGGACAACGATCATTTGCATCTGCAACTTTAAGAGGAGTGGGAGAAGATGCCGAGTATGTGGTGAAAAAGTTACTTCATCACTTGAAAAGTAACTTTTGA
- a CDS encoding YrzI family small protein, protein MILNIFALTITITKREISLEKALHDEYVKKIFEENRKKIDDYLRIRQY, encoded by the coding sequence ATGATATTAAACATTTTTGCGCTCACGATAACTATTACAAAACGTGAGATTTCTCTTGAGAAAGCTCTTCATGATGAATATGTGAAAAAAATCTTTGAAGAGAACCGAAAAAAAATAGACGATTATCTTCGTATTCGTCAATATTAA
- a CDS encoding FAD-dependent oxidoreductase — MEQDSLFLKGLTGEVVTVKDPNYNEARQEWNRANQKFPLIIVYCERRQDVVNAIHWARKHCVGIRIRSGGHHYEGYSNGDFVLVIDISRLNTLKLDKKTHILEVEAGAKNTDVYDFVGSNGYVFPGGTCPTVGVSGFTLGGGWGFSSRLYGLGCDSLLELELVDYEGRIIKANKNCNADLFWACRGAGGGNFGVVISMTFQLPKPTQRSVTFIRFYYVNTTMAKQIDVMNIWQNWLPKLDKRMTLVTSFYNAENEGLGIFGTGFFYGPAKLAKKILQPFAEIKGFRLNLEESSFLEAVKKVEATYPPFEKFKSTGRFVQRNYTVEELKNIGTSVQSPPDGSVYAAISFYALGGEIKNIDKEETAFYYRDAKYIMGVQSVWIEDKYARDNQEWVRERFEMIKNMTKGSYVNFPINELENYDKEYFGGNAQRLKRVNQKYDPFNVFRFPQGLK; from the coding sequence ATGGAGCAAGATTCATTGTTCTTAAAAGGGCTAACTGGTGAAGTAGTAACCGTAAAAGATCCTAACTACAATGAAGCAAGACAAGAATGGAATCGTGCCAATCAAAAGTTTCCATTGATCATTGTCTATTGTGAAAGAAGACAAGATGTTGTGAATGCCATACATTGGGCACGTAAACATTGTGTGGGTATCCGCATTAGGTCTGGAGGACATCATTATGAAGGCTATTCTAATGGTGATTTCGTGCTTGTAATTGATATTAGTAGATTGAATACGCTGAAACTAGATAAGAAAACACACATATTAGAGGTGGAAGCTGGAGCAAAAAACACAGATGTGTATGATTTTGTTGGCTCCAATGGATATGTTTTTCCTGGTGGAACTTGCCCCACTGTCGGAGTATCTGGCTTTACACTCGGGGGTGGATGGGGATTCTCCAGTCGACTTTATGGGTTGGGGTGTGATAGTTTACTAGAACTAGAATTAGTAGATTACGAGGGAAGGATTATTAAGGCAAATAAAAATTGTAACGCTGATCTTTTCTGGGCTTGTCGAGGTGCAGGTGGAGGTAACTTTGGAGTGGTTATTAGCATGACTTTTCAGTTACCAAAACCAACACAACGTTCTGTCACATTCATTAGATTCTATTATGTAAATACAACAATGGCTAAGCAAATAGATGTCATGAATATTTGGCAAAATTGGTTGCCTAAATTGGATAAACGAATGACTTTAGTTACAAGCTTTTATAACGCTGAAAATGAAGGGTTAGGAATTTTCGGAACTGGTTTCTTTTATGGTCCAGCCAAATTAGCAAAAAAGATTTTACAACCTTTTGCAGAAATTAAAGGGTTTCGATTGAACTTAGAAGAATCTTCCTTTCTAGAAGCAGTGAAAAAGGTAGAGGCAACCTATCCACCTTTCGAAAAATTTAAATCCACTGGTAGGTTTGTACAAAGAAACTATACAGTAGAAGAGCTTAAAAATATTGGAACTAGTGTCCAAAGTCCTCCGGATGGTTCTGTATATGCTGCTATTTCTTTTTATGCACTAGGAGGAGAAATCAAAAACATTGATAAAGAAGAAACGGCTTTTTACTATAGAGATGCTAAATATATAATGGGTGTCCAGTCTGTATGGATAGAGGATAAGTATGCAAGAGATAATCAGGAGTGGGTTCGTGAGCGTTTTGAAATGATTAAAAATATGACAAAAGGTTCTTATGTGAATTTTCCTATAAATGAGCTTGAAAATTATGATAAGGAATACTTTGGAGGCAATGCACAGAGGTTAAAACGAGTAAACCAAAAGTATGATCCGTTTAATGTATTTAGGTTTCCACAGGGGTTAAAATGA
- a CDS encoding LytTR family DNA-binding domain-containing protein yields the protein MVQLLCSNKVYEKLKKELSKYQIEIKPDSSLVLVEKGYDIPDGKLSVVFDGIDYMNVIKLLTTGIREDLHFINTIVGFRDNKFEVIEPIDVFYLEAGPNGITAFTEFNRYSIKETLQYYENVWGIKGFIRINKSQLVNLLHVKEIIPWFNSRYVLRMENHTELEVSKMFSKKLRSTLKI from the coding sequence ATGGTTCAATTATTGTGTTCAAATAAAGTTTATGAAAAATTAAAAAAAGAACTATCCAAGTACCAAATTGAAATCAAGCCAGATAGTAGTTTAGTACTCGTAGAAAAAGGATATGACATACCAGACGGAAAGTTGAGTGTCGTATTTGATGGCATTGATTACATGAATGTGATAAAACTATTAACTACGGGCATTCGAGAAGACCTGCATTTTATAAATACTATTGTAGGTTTTAGAGATAATAAATTTGAAGTAATAGAACCTATAGATGTTTTTTATCTAGAAGCAGGTCCCAATGGTATTACGGCATTTACTGAGTTTAATCGGTACAGTATAAAAGAAACCTTACAATATTATGAAAACGTGTGGGGTATAAAAGGATTTATACGAATTAATAAATCACAACTCGTTAATTTGCTGCATGTGAAAGAAATTATCCCCTGGTTTAACTCCAGATATGTATTGAGAATGGAAAATCACACTGAACTGGAAGTATCGAAAATGTTCTCAAAAAAGCTTAGAAGTACGTTAAAAATATAG